The DNA window TTACGTGGCGGATTTCCACGCTAAACCGCGCTATATCGCCCTCAGCCAGCCGATGCCAACCCTGGCTAACCAGCCGTTTATCGTCACCGGCTCCGGCAAATTCTTCCGTAATGTCCAGCTCGACCCGGCCGCTAACCTTGGCGTGGTGAAAGTCGACAGCGACGGCGCGGGATACCATATCCTGTGGGGTCTGACGGAGGATGCAGTGCCGACCTCCGAGCTGCCGGCACACTTCCTGTCGCACAGCGAGCGCATCAAACTGACCGACGGCAAGGACCGGGTGATCATGCACTGTCATGCCACCAACCTGATCGCCCTGACCTACGTCCTGGAGAACCACAGCGATCTGTTCACTCGCAAGCTGTGGGAAGGCAGCACCGAATGTCTGGTGGTCTTCCCGGACGGCGTCGGCATTCTGCCGTGGATGGTGCCAGGCACCGATGAAATCGGCCAGGCGACTGCGGAAACCATGCAAAAACACTCGCTGGTGCTGTGGCCGTTCCACGGCGTCTTCGGCAGCGGCCCAACCCTGGATGAGACCTTCGGCCTGATCGACACCGCCGAGAAGTCCGCCGAAGTGCTGGTGAAAGTCTTGTCCATGGGCGGTATGAAGCAGACCATCACTCGCGAAGAGCTTATCGCCCTTGGCAAACGCT is part of the Klebsiella quasipneumoniae subsp. quasipneumoniae genome and encodes:
- the rhaD gene encoding rhamnulose-1-phosphate aldolase, which encodes MQNIIDAWFVQGMIKATSDAWLKGWDERNGGNLTLRLDEADIESYVADFHAKPRYIALSQPMPTLANQPFIVTGSGKFFRNVQLDPAANLGVVKVDSDGAGYHILWGLTEDAVPTSELPAHFLSHSERIKLTDGKDRVIMHCHATNLIALTYVLENHSDLFTRKLWEGSTECLVVFPDGVGILPWMVPGTDEIGQATAETMQKHSLVLWPFHGVFGSGPTLDETFGLIDTAEKSAEVLVKVLSMGGMKQTITREELIALGKRFNVQPLQSALDLYP